From the genome of Malus domestica chromosome 04, GDT2T_hap1, one region includes:
- the LOC103432781 gene encoding ras-related protein RABD2c, translating into MNPEYDYLFKLLLIGDSGVGKSCLLLRFADDSYLDSYISTIGVDFKIRTVEQDGKTIKLQIWDTAGQERFRTITSSYYRGAHGIIVVYDVTDQESFNNVKQWLNEIDRYASENVNKLLVGNKCDLTANKVVSYETAKAFADEIGIPFMETSAKNSTNVEQAFMAMAAEIKNRMASQPMNNTRPPTVQIRGQPVNQKSGCCSS; encoded by the exons ATGAATCCCGAATA TGACTATTTGTTTAAGCTTTTGCTGATTGGAGATTCCGGTGTCGGCAAGTCATGTCTACTTCTGCGGTTTGCT GATGATTCGTACTTGGATAGCTACATCAGCACAATTGGAGTTGACTTT AAAATTCGCACTGTCGAGCAGGATGGGAAGACTATCAAACTTCAAATT tgggatacTGCTGGCCAAGAACGTTTTAGGACAATCACTAGCAGCTACTACCGTGGGGCTCATGGTATCATT GTTGTTTATGATGTCACAGACCAAGAGAGCTTCAACAATGTTAAGCAATGGCTGAATGAAATCGACCGATATGCAAGTGAAAATGTCAACAAGCTTCTAGTTGGAAACAAGTGCGATCTCACAGCAAATAAAGTTGTGTCCTATGAGACAGCCAAG GCATTTGCAGATGAAATTGGAATCCCATTCATGGAAACAAGTGCCAAGAATTCCACCAATGTTGAGCAGGCCTTCATGGCTATGGCTGCTGAGATCAAGAACAG GATGGCAAGCCAACCGATGAACAACACCAGGCCTCCAACAGTGCAGATTAGGGGACAGCCTGTGAACCAAAAGTCTGGTTGCTGCTCATCTTAG